The window AAGAACTTGGTCGAGATCACGAAGAACTTTAAGCACGCAATCAGCATCATCTGAAGACAAATTGTTTAGCATGATGAGCTTATTTACTTCCCTGATGAATTCGAAAAGAGCTCCAAGAGCGCCCGAAATGTTAAGATCGTCGTCCATAAATGTTTCAAAATCAATCACCAACCGGTCAATAAGCTCATGAACTTTGGGGTTGTGCGCTCCTGAAACAGAAAGTAATTTTTCCTGGAAATCATAAACACGTTGCAGTGTGTTAGGTATGTGTTGCAACGCATCTTCTGTAAAGTTAAGCTCTTGGCGGTAATGTGTTGAGAGTAATTGATATCTAATAGCTTTTGCGTCATACCCTTTTGAGAGTAGATCCCTTAACGTGAAAAAATTACCTTTAGACTTGGACATTTTCTCTCCATTTACGAGTAAATGCGCGTTGTGTAGCCAATAGTTGCAGAATTTCTTTCCTAAAGCGCCTTCTGATTGAGCTATTTCATTAGTGTGATGAGGAAAGATTAAATCACATCCTCCAAGATGCATATCAAAAGGAGTTCCTAAATACTTCGCAGCCATAGCGGAGCATTCAATATGCCATCCAGGCCTTCCTTTTCCCAATGATGTTTCCCAGAACACATCCCCCTCCTCTTCTTGATACGCCTTCCACAAAACGAAATCACGCACATCTTCTTTGCTGTACTCATCTGCATCATTACACCTACCATCCGCGTTTGTTTTTAGATGAGCTGGGTCTATGTGTGCAAGATCTCCGTAATGATCAAATGCGCTTACTCTAAAATACCAAGACCCGTTTTTTTCATATGCTAGTCCTTTCTTCTTGAGCGCCTCAATCATTTCAACCATCTCTTCAATGTGCTCTGTTGCTTTGGGCATGATATCTGCGCGCAGAATGCCTAGTGCGTCAAGGTCTTTGAGAAATTCCTGCGTGTAGTACTCAGTAAATTCTTTAAGAGTTTTTCCTGCCTTTTGAGAATCGCGAATGGTTTTATCATCAACGTCAGTAATGTTTGAAACAAAGGTAACCTTAAATCCCTTGTAGATCAAGTACCTCCGAAGAAGGTCATAGAAAACATATGCGCGAAAATTTCCCAAGTGTGCGAAATTATAGACGGTGGGTCCGCATGCATAGATTCTCACCTTTCCTTCTTCAATGGGTTTGAAGAGTTCTTTTTTACGAGTAAGGGTGTTGTATACGTTCATTTTTTCTTGCAAATGTAGAGTATGTGGTCTTGTTCAAATGGTTCAAGTGTTCTCTTATCCACAACAGTGATGTGTTTTTCAAGTTCACGTAGAACTTCCTTGTATATTATACTTGGCTTTTTTGTAACATCAATTGAACGAGACTTAACACAAAGAAGACCAAAACCTCCTTTTTTAACCAATGCCATGTTTTTGAGAAAAATCTCTACTTGGTTTTTTTGAGCTACGTCTTGAAAAAGAGCGTCAAATTCTATGAGTTGAGGATAGTGTTCTGGGTGATTTGCATCTGCGAGAAGAGGTGCAAGGTTACTCCT of the Candidatus Woesearchaeota archaeon genome contains:
- a CDS encoding cysteine--tRNA ligase, with the translated sequence MNVYNTLTRKKELFKPIEEGKVRIYACGPTVYNFAHLGNFRAYVFYDLLRRYLIYKGFKVTFVSNITDVDDKTIRDSQKAGKTLKEFTEYYTQEFLKDLDALGILRADIMPKATEHIEEMVEMIEALKKKGLAYEKNGSWYFRVSAFDHYGDLAHIDPAHLKTNADGRCNDADEYSKEDVRDFVLWKAYQEEEGDVFWETSLGKGRPGWHIECSAMAAKYLGTPFDMHLGGCDLIFPHHTNEIAQSEGALGKKFCNYWLHNAHLLVNGEKMSKSKGNFFTLRDLLSKGYDAKAIRYQLLSTHYRQELNFTEDALQHIPNTLQRVYDFQEKLLSVSGAHNPKVHELIDRLVIDFETFMDDDLNISGALGALFEFIREVNKLIMLNNLSSDDADCVLKVLRDLDQVLGVLHYEKGALDDHIQALVDEREDARKNKDFKRADEIRDILKNQGIILEDTPQGVRWKRAVTK